One genomic window of Acidobacteriota bacterium includes the following:
- a CDS encoding efflux RND transporter permease subunit, with protein MNGIVAWFARNSVAANLLMFIFFAGGVFGYSSMEREMFPVVKVSGASVSVAWTGASPRDIEDQIVTRIEEAVADINGLDRITSIASEGVGVVNIRGRDDVDMDTFLDEVKLRVDQINNLPQAAFEPQVQRWEQRNWFMGLAIHGDVDARTLRRIGDKVRDEIAALPGGELAVLQGTLDEQVSIEVSEEALRRFGLSMSDVANAVRQSSLNSSGGRIESPVGDVSLTARNLADTADQFGEIIIRQTTEQGTVRVNDVANVIDGFVSDKLRASFNGRSTVFVMIPEPDKMDITKYAAGFREYIERANTHTSGILPQGVNIDKLWDDSEAFEARMDLITSSALSGALLVMLVLLLFLRPMVAFWVTSGIFTAFAGSIMLFPTLGVSWNILSTFAVLLVIGVIVDDAIVVGENIHREVESGRREGLDASIIGTQLVMKPIIFGVLTTIIAFLPWAFVTGPTRMFTQQITFVVVVSLAVSILECLLILPAHLAHMKKQKFDGPTGALMAFQRRIADSLIWFADHIYRPVLEMAIKFRYATVAFFFSLFAISMTIQSTGIVPFQFMPEIEADLIQVNIQMPDGTPFERVVQVRDQLQAGVQAATEVTDKQHPEIDGGLIRDSSIVAGGTQVQAWISLAPPEERPENVRSKDLAEELRKATGDIQDAEEINFDFTFNQPDSGVTFALSHPDLDRLRTAADYVKAHLSTFAEVYDISDNLSSAAEEIRIKMKPGAETLGITLADVSNQLRQAYFGELAQRLPRDGQDVEVRVRLPEEMRNDLDSLASIRIRTLDGREIPVTQVADFEFAPGINRIVRRNRVRSVSVSAEVLGEGGRARIMGAMESDFWPQFKQEFPDVVRGEAGGFEQEQEFFAEIQRLLLIAIGAMYILLAIGFRSYAQPILLMMALPFAYCGALFGLALTGTPMAMFAFFGIAAASGVVINDNLVLLDYVNKRRDEGAGAVQALVDAGVSRFRPILLTSLTTFVGLAPLLYERSVQAQFLKPMVVSLAYAVTFALFVSLLMVPAMYAIGVEIGRIFRWTWGGKPYRQIGESYSGHATIDDDELIGTSAVDGIGRPSPAE; from the coding sequence ATGAACGGGATCGTCGCCTGGTTTGCCCGCAACTCGGTTGCTGCAAACCTCCTGATGTTCATCTTCTTCGCGGGTGGCGTGTTTGGCTACTCCTCGATGGAGCGGGAAATGTTCCCGGTCGTGAAAGTGTCCGGCGCGTCCGTATCGGTCGCCTGGACCGGCGCCTCGCCGCGCGACATCGAAGACCAGATCGTCACCCGCATCGAGGAAGCGGTTGCCGACATCAACGGCCTTGATCGCATCACGTCGATTGCGAGCGAGGGCGTCGGTGTCGTCAACATCCGGGGCCGGGACGATGTCGACATGGATACGTTCCTCGACGAGGTGAAACTCCGCGTCGACCAGATCAACAACCTGCCCCAGGCGGCGTTTGAACCCCAGGTCCAGCGCTGGGAGCAGCGCAACTGGTTCATGGGCCTCGCGATCCACGGCGACGTGGATGCGCGCACGCTGCGCCGCATCGGCGACAAGGTGCGCGACGAGATCGCCGCCCTGCCCGGCGGTGAGCTGGCCGTGTTGCAAGGCACGCTGGACGAGCAGGTGAGCATCGAAGTGTCCGAGGAAGCCCTGCGCCGCTTCGGGCTCAGCATGTCGGACGTTGCCAATGCCGTGCGCCAGTCGTCGCTGAACTCCTCCGGCGGACGGATTGAGTCTCCCGTAGGCGATGTGTCGCTGACCGCGCGCAACCTTGCCGACACCGCTGACCAGTTCGGCGAGATCATTATTCGCCAGACGACCGAACAAGGCACCGTGCGCGTCAATGACGTCGCCAACGTGATCGACGGGTTCGTCAGCGACAAGCTGCGCGCATCGTTCAATGGCCGCAGCACCGTGTTCGTGATGATCCCCGAGCCGGACAAGATGGACATCACCAAGTATGCCGCCGGCTTCCGCGAGTATATCGAGCGCGCCAACACGCATACCAGCGGCATCCTTCCGCAAGGTGTGAACATCGACAAGCTGTGGGACGATTCAGAAGCCTTCGAAGCCCGCATGGACCTGATCACCTCGTCGGCACTCTCCGGCGCCTTGCTGGTGATGCTGGTGCTGCTGCTGTTCCTTCGCCCGATGGTGGCCTTCTGGGTGACCTCGGGCATCTTCACGGCCTTCGCCGGTTCGATCATGCTGTTCCCGACGCTCGGCGTATCCTGGAACATCCTGTCGACCTTCGCCGTGCTGCTCGTCATCGGGGTGATCGTGGACGACGCGATCGTTGTCGGCGAGAACATCCACCGGGAAGTCGAAAGCGGCCGGCGTGAAGGGCTCGATGCCTCAATCATCGGCACGCAGCTCGTGATGAAGCCGATCATCTTCGGCGTGCTGACGACCATCATCGCCTTCCTGCCCTGGGCGTTCGTCACCGGCCCGACCCGGATGTTCACGCAGCAGATCACCTTCGTCGTGGTCGTCTCGCTGGCCGTCTCGATCCTCGAGTGCCTCCTGATCCTGCCGGCGCACCTTGCGCATATGAAGAAGCAGAAGTTTGACGGACCGACCGGCGCGCTGATGGCGTTCCAGCGCCGCATTGCCGACAGCCTGATCTGGTTTGCGGACCATATCTACCGGCCGGTGCTGGAGATGGCGATCAAGTTCCGCTACGCGACCGTGGCCTTCTTCTTCTCGCTGTTCGCGATTTCGATGACGATCCAGTCGACCGGCATTGTCCCCTTCCAGTTCATGCCGGAGATCGAGGCCGACCTGATCCAGGTGAACATCCAGATGCCGGATGGCACGCCGTTCGAGCGCGTCGTGCAGGTGCGCGACCAGCTGCAGGCCGGCGTGCAGGCGGCGACCGAAGTGACGGACAAGCAGCATCCGGAAATCGATGGCGGCCTGATCCGGGATTCGTCCATCGTGGCGGGCGGTACGCAGGTCCAGGCCTGGATCAGCCTTGCTCCGCCGGAAGAGCGCCCCGAGAACGTGCGCTCCAAGGACCTTGCAGAAGAACTGCGCAAGGCGACCGGCGATATCCAGGATGCCGAAGAGATCAATTTCGACTTCACGTTCAACCAGCCGGACAGCGGCGTGACCTTTGCGCTGAGCCACCCGGACCTCGACCGCCTGCGCACTGCAGCGGATTACGTCAAGGCTCACCTTTCGACCTTCGCGGAAGTCTATGACATCAGCGACAACCTGTCGTCGGCCGCCGAGGAAATCCGTATCAAGATGAAGCCCGGCGCGGAAACGCTCGGCATCACCCTGGCAGACGTGTCGAACCAGCTTCGCCAGGCCTATTTCGGGGAGCTGGCCCAACGCCTGCCCCGCGATGGCCAGGACGTGGAAGTGCGCGTCCGCCTGCCGGAGGAGATGCGCAACGATCTCGACAGCCTGGCGTCTATCCGTATCCGGACGCTCGACGGCCGCGAAATCCCGGTGACCCAGGTTGCCGACTTCGAGTTCGCCCCGGGCATCAACCGGATTGTCCGCCGCAACCGCGTACGTTCGGTGTCGGTGTCCGCTGAAGTGCTGGGCGAAGGCGGACGCGCGCGGATCATGGGCGCGATGGAGTCGGACTTCTGGCCGCAGTTCAAGCAGGAGTTCCCGGACGTCGTGCGCGGCGAGGCGGGCGGCTTCGAGCAGGAGCAGGAATTCTTCGCGGAAATCCAGCGCCTGCTGCTGATCGCGATCGGCGCCATGTATATCCTGCTGGCGATCGGTTTCCGGTCTTACGCCCAGCCGATCCTGCTGATGATGGCCTTGCCGTTCGCCTATTGCGGCGCGCTGTTCGGGCTGGCGCTGACCGGCACGCCCATGGCGATGTTCGCCTTCTTCGGGATCGCGGCGGCGTCCGGCGTCGTCATCAACGACAACCTCGTGCTGCTCGACTATGTCAACAAGCGGCGCGACGAAGGCGCCGGTGCCGTGCAGGCGCTGGTGGATGCCGGCGTGTCACGCTTCCGCCCGATCCTGCTGACCTCGCTGACCACGTTCGTCGGCCTCGCGCCGCTGCTCTACGAGCGCTCCGTGCAGGCGCAGTTCCTGAAGCCGATGGTCGTGTCGCTGGCCTATGCGGTGACCTTCGCGCTGTTCGTCTCGCTGCTGATGGTGCCGGCGATGTATGCGATCGGCGTCGAGATCGGCCGCATCTTCCGCTGGACCTGGGGCGGCAAGCCGTATCGCCAGATCGGTGAGAGCTATTCGGGCCATGCGACGATCGATGACGATGAACTGATCGGCACAAGTGCAGTTGACGGGATTGGCCGGCCGTCGCCTGCGGAGTAA
- a CDS encoding M13 family metallopeptidase: MKKLLLGAASLALITACAHHKEAPVAPEATLAVVPEVTEPPPAPEPKEVLELASPDVWGDWGLNLDAGDPSVKPGDDFNAFVNGTWIAQMEIPADRSRYGSFDLLREKSEQRVRFIIDDLAAASPAVDTPEGKIAAIYNAYMNTDAINAAGMDAATPYLSKIDAVASLEDLARLMAEVGYASPIAGYVFVDDKDPETYIFQMFIGGLGMPDRDYYLKDDEKSVELRAKYVSLLTTMLGKAGYADPAAEAAKVMAFETEIAKVDWDRTLSRNPEITYNKMTRQQFLNITGKFPASTVLKEMGLDTQENFLVAEIPPTAAELAEAGLTKADAKKLGGGFPALFKLMAATPLDTWKPYMKAHFLIDHADVLPEDVDAASFEFYGTALRGQPEQRQRWKRAVSATENAMGEAVGKVFVERYFPPENKAEMDKLVANLRTAMASNIAALDWMSDTTKAKAVEKLNTFNPKIGYPDEFETYATLTAGSNALENSIAMGTWQLQDNMSKLGTTVDKTEWGMTPQTVNAYYNPSFNEIVFPAAILQPPFFNLSADPAINYGGIGGVIGHEMGHGFDDQGAKYDSLGAFNSWWTDEDLGAFRKLTDALVAQYDGYCPLDDGKTCVNGRLTLGENIGDLGGLSMAYKAYQLSLDKDGDGTVSEAEQPPVIGGYTGDQRFFLGWAQIWRAKYREEATRQQLLTDPHSPPDYRINGIVRNFDEWYEAFDVGPDDALYLPPEERIRIW, from the coding sequence ATGAAGAAACTTTTGCTGGGCGCAGCTTCGCTTGCGCTGATTACGGCGTGTGCACACCACAAGGAAGCGCCAGTCGCCCCGGAAGCCACGCTCGCCGTGGTTCCCGAAGTGACTGAACCGCCGCCCGCGCCCGAGCCGAAAGAAGTGCTGGAACTTGCGTCGCCGGATGTCTGGGGCGACTGGGGCCTGAACCTTGATGCCGGCGATCCGTCCGTGAAGCCGGGCGACGATTTCAACGCCTTCGTCAACGGCACCTGGATTGCCCAGATGGAAATCCCGGCCGACCGTTCGCGGTATGGCTCGTTCGATCTGCTGCGCGAGAAATCCGAGCAGCGCGTCCGGTTCATCATCGACGACCTGGCCGCTGCTTCGCCCGCGGTCGACACGCCGGAAGGCAAGATCGCCGCGATCTACAACGCCTACATGAATACCGATGCGATCAACGCCGCCGGCATGGATGCGGCAACGCCTTACCTCTCGAAGATCGACGCGGTTGCCAGCCTTGAAGACCTGGCCCGGTTGATGGCGGAAGTCGGCTATGCCTCGCCGATTGCCGGCTATGTCTTCGTCGATGACAAGGACCCCGAGACCTACATCTTCCAGATGTTCATCGGCGGCCTCGGCATGCCGGACCGCGATTATTACCTGAAGGACGACGAGAAATCGGTCGAGCTGCGCGCCAAGTATGTCAGCCTGCTGACGACCATGCTGGGCAAGGCCGGTTATGCTGACCCGGCGGCTGAAGCCGCGAAGGTGATGGCATTCGAGACGGAAATCGCGAAAGTCGACTGGGACCGCACGTTGTCGCGCAACCCCGAGATCACCTACAACAAGATGACGCGCCAGCAGTTCCTGAACATCACTGGCAAGTTCCCGGCGAGCACGGTGCTGAAGGAAATGGGGCTCGACACGCAGGAGAATTTCCTCGTCGCAGAGATTCCGCCGACAGCGGCCGAACTGGCTGAAGCCGGGCTGACGAAAGCGGACGCCAAGAAACTTGGCGGCGGCTTCCCTGCCCTGTTCAAGCTGATGGCCGCGACGCCGCTCGACACCTGGAAGCCGTACATGAAGGCGCACTTCCTGATCGACCATGCCGACGTTCTGCCGGAAGATGTGGATGCGGCCAGCTTCGAGTTCTATGGCACCGCCCTGCGCGGCCAGCCGGAACAGCGCCAGCGCTGGAAGCGCGCCGTGTCGGCAACCGAGAACGCCATGGGCGAAGCGGTCGGCAAGGTGTTCGTCGAGCGCTACTTCCCGCCTGAGAACAAGGCCGAGATGGACAAGCTGGTGGCGAACCTGCGCACCGCCATGGCGTCCAACATCGCCGCACTCGACTGGATGAGCGACACGACGAAGGCGAAAGCCGTCGAGAAGCTGAACACCTTCAATCCGAAGATCGGCTACCCGGATGAATTCGAAACCTATGCCACGCTGACGGCGGGCTCCAACGCGCTCGAGAACTCGATCGCCATGGGCACCTGGCAGCTGCAGGACAACATGTCCAAGCTCGGCACCACGGTGGACAAGACCGAGTGGGGCATGACCCCGCAGACGGTCAACGCCTATTATAACCCGAGCTTCAACGAGATCGTGTTCCCGGCGGCCATCCTGCAGCCGCCCTTCTTTAACCTGTCAGCGGATCCGGCGATCAACTACGGCGGCATCGGCGGCGTGATCGGGCACGAGATGGGCCACGGTTTCGACGACCAGGGCGCGAAGTACGACTCGCTCGGCGCATTCAACAGCTGGTGGACCGACGAAGACCTCGGCGCCTTCCGCAAACTGACCGATGCGCTGGTGGCACAGTATGACGGCTATTGCCCGCTCGATGACGGCAAGACATGCGTTAACGGCCGGCTGACCCTGGGCGAGAACATCGGCGACCTTGGCGGCCTGTCGATGGCTTACAAGGCTTACCAGCTGAGCCTCGACAAGGATGGCGACGGCACGGTGAGCGAGGCCGAGCAACCTCCGGTAATCGGCGGCTATACCGGCGACCAGCGCTTCTTCCTGGGCTGGGCCCAGATCTGGCGCGCCAAGTATCGCGAAGAGGCGACCCGCCAGCAGCTGCTGACGGATCCGCACTCGCCGCCGGACTACCGGATCAACGGCATCGTCCGCAACTTCGACGAGTGGTACGAAGCCTTCGACGTCGGCCCGGACGACGCCCTGTACCTGCCGCCGGAAGAACGCATCCGGATCTGGTAA
- a CDS encoding DUF1801 domain-containing protein codes for MTGPIDDYFHKLTGGPRTVGPALAAAVRRAGPQLKSGLYRGHPAWHGRAWVFSIIGHSAHCNLQIAKGAALAGDYPDRIEGTGKSLRHVKVHSDDDIDCELEAIIAAAIDLDAVSGAKG; via the coding sequence ATGACCGGACCGATTGACGACTATTTCCACAAGCTCACCGGCGGCCCGCGTACGGTCGGCCCCGCCCTCGCGGCGGCGGTGCGGCGCGCCGGGCCGCAACTGAAATCCGGACTCTATCGCGGCCATCCGGCCTGGCATGGACGGGCCTGGGTATTCTCGATCATCGGCCATTCCGCGCACTGCAACCTTCAGATCGCGAAAGGCGCGGCGCTCGCCGGCGACTATCCCGACCGGATCGAAGGCACGGGCAAGTCGCTGCGCCACGTGAAGGTTCACAGCGACGACGACATCGACTGCGAACTGGAAGCGATCATCGCCGCCGCCATCGACCTTGACGCCGTCTCGGGCGCCAAGGGATGA
- a CDS encoding glutathione peroxidase has product MTATEFTSINGKPIDLTQLGAKAILVVNTASKCGFTPQYKGLQALYEAKKDVGLVIVGVPSNDFGAQEPGTEAEVKTFCEINYGVTFPLTKKYAVTGAGQHPFYAAAVAKLGDDAQPKWNFHKVLLKGDGTPVKAYPSKTKPDDAGLLADIEAALGG; this is encoded by the coding sequence ATGACCGCTACCGAATTCACCTCGATCAACGGCAAGCCGATCGACCTCACCCAGCTCGGCGCCAAGGCCATTCTCGTTGTCAACACCGCCTCGAAATGCGGGTTCACGCCGCAGTACAAGGGCCTGCAGGCGCTTTACGAAGCCAAGAAGGATGTGGGCCTCGTGATCGTCGGCGTGCCGTCGAACGACTTCGGCGCGCAGGAGCCCGGAACCGAAGCGGAGGTGAAAACCTTCTGCGAGATCAATTACGGCGTGACCTTCCCGCTGACGAAGAAATACGCCGTGACCGGCGCGGGCCAGCACCCGTTCTATGCGGCGGCAGTTGCGAAGCTCGGCGACGATGCGCAGCCGAAGTGGAACTTCCACAAGGTATTGCTCAAGGGCGACGGCACGCCGGTGAAGGCCTATCCTTCCAAGACCAAGCCCGATGATGCCGGGCTGCTTGCGGATATCGAGGCGGCCCTGGGCGGCTGA
- a CDS encoding thiolase family protein, translating into MADKDPVVIVGMARTPMGGLLGDLAGFSANELGALAVKAAVAEAKLKPGDANEIIMGNCLPAGQGQAPARQAGIKAGEDKGLEATTINKMCGSGMQAAVMGRNAILAGDANIVIVGGMESMTNAPHLLNVRKGHKYGTMGAEDHMALDGLTDAYAKGPMGVFADKIAGEYQFTREQQDAYALETLTRAQNATKNGKFKREIAPVTVKGKKGDVVIDTDELPRTAMPEKIPTLKPAFSKDGTVTAANASAISDGAAALVLMKESEAKKRGLKPLAKIVASSSHAHEPEYFTTAPVPAMKKTLEKAGWKVEDVDLWEVNEAFAVVPMIAMKELGISHDKLNVNGGACAMGHPIGASGARVLITLIAAMEDRGAKKGMASLCIGGGEGIAMAIERA; encoded by the coding sequence ATGGCTGATAAGGATCCGGTTGTCATCGTTGGTATGGCGCGCACGCCCATGGGCGGGCTGCTCGGCGACCTTGCCGGGTTTTCCGCGAATGAGCTCGGCGCGCTGGCGGTCAAGGCTGCCGTCGCCGAAGCGAAACTGAAACCGGGCGACGCCAACGAGATCATCATGGGCAACTGCCTGCCAGCAGGCCAGGGCCAGGCCCCTGCCCGCCAGGCCGGCATCAAGGCCGGTGAAGACAAGGGCCTCGAAGCCACCACCATCAACAAGATGTGCGGCTCGGGCATGCAGGCTGCCGTGATGGGCCGCAACGCGATCCTCGCAGGCGATGCCAACATCGTCATCGTCGGCGGCATGGAATCAATGACCAACGCGCCGCACCTGCTGAACGTGCGCAAGGGCCACAAGTACGGCACGATGGGCGCCGAGGACCATATGGCGCTCGACGGGCTGACCGATGCCTATGCAAAAGGCCCGATGGGCGTGTTCGCCGACAAGATTGCCGGTGAGTACCAGTTCACGCGCGAGCAACAGGACGCCTATGCGCTGGAAACGCTGACCCGCGCCCAGAACGCCACCAAGAACGGCAAGTTCAAGCGCGAGATCGCGCCGGTGACGGTGAAAGGCAAGAAGGGCGATGTCGTGATCGACACCGACGAGCTGCCGCGCACTGCGATGCCGGAAAAGATCCCAACGCTGAAGCCTGCCTTCTCGAAGGACGGCACGGTGACGGCCGCCAACGCGTCGGCAATCTCGGACGGCGCAGCGGCGCTCGTGCTGATGAAGGAATCGGAAGCCAAGAAGCGCGGCCTGAAACCCCTCGCGAAAATCGTCGCCTCGTCGAGCCATGCGCACGAGCCGGAATACTTCACCACGGCGCCGGTGCCGGCGATGAAGAAGACGCTCGAAAAGGCTGGCTGGAAGGTCGAGGATGTCGACCTCTGGGAAGTCAACGAAGCCTTTGCGGTCGTTCCGATGATCGCCATGAAGGAACTCGGCATCAGCCATGACAAGCTGAACGTGAACGGCGGCGCCTGCGCTATGGGTCACCCGATCGGCGCCTCGGGCGCCCGCGTGCTGATCACGCTGATCGCAGCGATGGAAGACCGCGGCGCCAAGAAAGGCATGGCTTCGCTCTGCATCGGCGGCGGCGAAGGCATCGCTATGGCCATCGAGCGTGCCTGA
- a CDS encoding DUF2332 domain-containing protein translates to MSEAPATSAIIGHFREQAAFCAALGSPFMAALCEAMAQDIEACGPVAELVEGWATNPRRDALSLRVAGYLHHSVLTGAAPALAATYPAQQPHWTMAEVWPAARDWLCASLPAARAFLRSPPQTNEVRRAIALLPGFLSLAARFPGPMHTLELGASAGLNLCWDRFSYRTASWQRAGTSDVTIDTLWNGPPPEHLGTVLEIASRAACDQNPVLVSDRLAALRLKSYVWPDQPERLARLDAAIALAVSAGVVVEKADAADWLAARLAARAQTGLTVVYHSVFLQYPPAEVRRALVEMLEAAGAEATPARPLAWLCFEPASLLRDPDQAGITPSDFITWLKTWPGSNIRRFLRSDGHVTQIVAT, encoded by the coding sequence ATGAGCGAGGCGCCCGCGACGTCGGCGATCATCGGACATTTCCGCGAGCAGGCGGCATTTTGCGCGGCGCTCGGATCGCCGTTCATGGCGGCGTTGTGCGAGGCGATGGCGCAGGACATCGAGGCTTGCGGACCGGTGGCGGAACTCGTCGAAGGTTGGGCAACGAATCCGCGGCGGGACGCGCTGTCGCTACGCGTCGCCGGGTACCTGCATCACAGCGTACTGACCGGCGCGGCGCCCGCCCTCGCGGCGACGTATCCGGCGCAGCAGCCGCACTGGACCATGGCGGAGGTCTGGCCTGCCGCGCGCGACTGGCTTTGCGCAAGCCTGCCCGCGGCTCGCGCCTTTCTCCGCTCGCCGCCGCAGACGAATGAAGTGCGGCGCGCCATCGCGCTGCTGCCCGGCTTCCTCAGCCTGGCGGCGCGATTTCCCGGCCCGATGCATACGCTGGAACTCGGCGCAAGCGCGGGGCTCAACCTTTGCTGGGATCGCTTCAGCTACCGGACCGCAAGCTGGCAGCGCGCCGGCACAAGCGATGTAACGATCGATACCCTGTGGAATGGTCCGCCGCCGGAGCATCTGGGTACCGTACTGGAGATCGCGTCCCGCGCCGCCTGCGATCAGAACCCGGTGTTGGTCTCCGATCGGTTGGCCGCGCTCAGGCTGAAGTCATATGTCTGGCCGGACCAGCCGGAGCGGCTTGCGCGGCTGGACGCGGCGATTGCGCTCGCGGTCTCGGCCGGCGTTGTCGTCGAGAAGGCGGACGCTGCGGACTGGCTGGCGGCAAGGCTCGCCGCACGCGCGCAGACCGGCCTGACGGTGGTCTATCATTCCGTGTTCCTGCAATATCCGCCCGCCGAGGTGCGCCGCGCGCTGGTCGAAATGCTCGAGGCGGCGGGCGCTGAAGCGACGCCGGCCCGCCCCCTCGCCTGGCTTTGTTTTGAACCGGCATCGCTCCTTCGGGACCCGGATCAGGCGGGCATAACCCCAAGCGATTTCATCACCTGGCTGAAGACTTGGCCCGGAAGCAATATCCGCCGGTTCCTGCGATCGGATGGTCATGTCACTCAAATTGTTGCAACCTGA
- a CDS encoding serine hydrolase — MTEALRLLRGLSLCFAFWMTLGSALAEPRQFDLQAEVDRVRTEYDLVGLGAVIATSKDGIVAVAVSGDRVSGKDDPVRITDSWHIGSNTKMLTALLYARLVEAGHARWGATLPDLFPALAADMDAGWKEVTIEDLLSHRSGAAANASLGWMLAAKQDKRPLDEQRAELARAVLSRPPTGTRGEFVYSNLGYIIAGAAIEQIAAGVPALEGEPYEALLRELVIGKGPKGAAEGFGFGPPARGPEGHAPGLFGRGLKAQGRGVAADNPAALGPAGTVHYSLRGHALILLSFLDGPGALPAPIRKKLMAPYPDEKSGYALGLGLKEDGPAGRIYMHAGSNTIWLSQVVLLPARGTVIIVNTNQYNPKAEQAVRELTGRLIEHISAG; from the coding sequence GTGACTGAGGCCCTGCGCCTCCTGCGCGGGCTATCGCTTTGCTTCGCCTTCTGGATGACACTCGGGTCGGCGCTCGCTGAGCCCCGACAATTCGACCTGCAGGCGGAAGTCGACCGTGTGCGGACGGAGTATGACCTTGTCGGCCTCGGCGCCGTCATCGCGACGTCGAAGGACGGCATAGTCGCGGTGGCGGTTTCGGGTGATCGGGTCAGCGGCAAGGATGATCCCGTTCGGATCACCGACTCCTGGCACATTGGTTCCAACACCAAGATGCTCACGGCGCTGCTCTACGCGCGCCTTGTGGAAGCAGGCCATGCCAGATGGGGCGCGACCCTGCCGGACCTGTTTCCAGCGCTGGCGGCCGACATGGATGCCGGCTGGAAGGAGGTCACGATCGAGGATCTTCTGTCCCACCGCTCCGGCGCTGCGGCGAATGCATCGCTGGGCTGGATGCTGGCAGCGAAGCAGGACAAGCGCCCACTGGACGAACAGCGCGCCGAACTGGCCCGCGCGGTCCTCTCCAGGCCGCCCACCGGTACGCGCGGCGAGTTTGTCTACTCAAACCTTGGCTACATCATCGCTGGCGCGGCGATTGAACAGATTGCCGCCGGCGTGCCGGCGCTGGAAGGCGAGCCTTATGAGGCGCTGCTGCGCGAGCTGGTTATCGGCAAAGGACCGAAAGGCGCGGCCGAAGGTTTCGGCTTCGGCCCACCTGCGCGCGGACCGGAAGGCCATGCGCCCGGCCTGTTCGGGCGCGGCCTGAAGGCGCAGGGGCGCGGCGTCGCCGCCGACAACCCTGCTGCGCTCGGCCCCGCCGGCACCGTCCATTACAGCCTGCGCGGCCACGCGCTCATACTGCTGTCTTTCCTGGATGGCCCGGGCGCCTTGCCGGCCCCGATCCGTAAAAAGCTGATGGCGCCTTATCCGGATGAAAAGTCGGGCTACGCGCTGGGCCTCGGCCTGAAGGAAGATGGCCCAGCGGGCCGCATCTACATGCACGCCGGATCAAACACGATCTGGCTGTCGCAAGTCGTCCTTCTGCCAGCGCGGGGGACCGTCATCATCGTCAATACGAACCAGTACAACCCGAAAGCCGAACAGGCTGTGAGGGAATTGACCGGTCGCCTGATCGAGCACATCAGCGCAGGTTGA
- a CDS encoding Lrp/AsnC family transcriptional regulator produces MSQELDSVDARILDLIQRDASLSVAEIADRVGLSSSPCWRRIKRMEEAGFIVGRVTLINNHALGLDFQVIASVKLSLPSRENLEAFESMVQAWPEVIECMTVTGAVDYMIHIVTTDMHAYDNFLRDKLLGSKLVSDVQSRIVIRVSKKTTALPLGLVRQTTKSSD; encoded by the coding sequence TTGTCCCAAGAACTTGATAGCGTAGACGCCCGAATTCTGGACCTGATCCAGCGTGATGCGAGCTTGTCCGTGGCCGAAATCGCCGACCGCGTGGGCCTCTCCTCATCGCCTTGCTGGCGTCGCATCAAGCGCATGGAAGAGGCCGGATTCATCGTCGGGCGGGTGACGCTGATCAACAATCACGCGCTCGGCCTCGACTTCCAGGTGATCGCCAGCGTGAAGCTGTCGCTGCCCAGCCGCGAGAATCTCGAAGCCTTCGAGTCGATGGTGCAGGCCTGGCCGGAGGTCATCGAGTGCATGACCGTGACCGGTGCGGTCGACTACATGATCCATATCGTGACGACCGACATGCACGCCTACGACAATTTCCTGCGCGACAAGTTGCTCGGCTCGAAGCTGGTGTCGGACGTTCAGTCGCGTATCGTCATCCGGGTGTCGAAAAAGACGACCGCCCTGCCGCTCGGACTCGTGCGCCAGACCACCAAGTCCAGTGACTGA